Within the Medicago truncatula cultivar Jemalong A17 chromosome 4, MtrunA17r5.0-ANR, whole genome shotgun sequence genome, the region gttccAGAGAAGTTATTACTATCACCGTCGCGAGGAACATGTTCGATAAACTGCCCACGAGGGATCATGCTTTTCCCAGAGAGGTTATTACTACAAATGATAGTTTGCAACATATTAACCATGCTCTTGCAAAAGTTCACTTCTTAAATGCAACTATCACCACACTGTTTGGGATAAAAAAACTTCTAGAGGCACTTATCATTATGTTTAAGTTGGGTGAAGCTAGTGCAGTGTATAAACTTTCTCAGACAGGTTTGATCACAATTACTGATTATATTAATGTCATTGTTCTGCTGATTGTTTGTTCAACATATGTGTCGCACCATAAAGCTATTGAACTACCATCACAACTATGCCATGATCAGCCTGACATGTTAAGGGCCACTATTGCAATGATATCTTCATGTATCTCTTCAATTGCTATTCTAATGTGTAGTAATGATAAGGCAAACcaattatttttggaaaattctagCGTGGAAGGTAGACTCCTTTCTCTACTTGGCTATGTATTTAAAGAAGCTTCTTTTGTTGCCATGATTACACATAGGTTCTCAACATTTGTAAATGTCCTTATGCATGCTGATGGGTTCTTTGGAATTTGTGGGTCTGTTCCCTTGTATTGGGATGATGTTTTGCATGATTTGAACCTCCTTTTGATTTATGCTATACATTGTCGGAGCGAATTTTGTTACCCAAGGTTATTTGATTCAACAAAAGGGACAGGGGAGGTTGTTGATTGGGGCATAAACATATTTTGCTTAATGGTTGCAGCTCCATTTTGTTCCTTACTATCCTTACATAATCCGCATCACATTGATGATATTTTCTCTTACAAGACAACTTCAAATTCCAAGCAACATTTATCTAACAAGGTAGAGTTTGATTCAGTTGTTGCAGTCATGGAGGTGATGCTTTATAAGGGAAAATTCCTTAATATTTTGATATCTCACCCTCATGCCTCTAGTAGTTCATATTTAAACCTGAACGAGATTCCCAACAAATCACTACGGATTCAAGATGGTCTATATACATGTGCATATTTTGTTGGCTTACTTCTACAATGGCTGGATAAATTTAAACTATTAAACTCACTATGTGGCACTGTTTTTGAGGTCAATCAAGGAGAGGTGACAACATTTCATTCTTATGCAATAAAAACTCTTGCTACTTTTCTTCATATAGTCACTAATGTTGCAATCAGAAGTGGAATTTCTAAATTTTGTGTTGGTCCATCAGCTCTCAGTGAGTTAACATACAATGTAGTTGGCATTAGGTTGAATTTTGCTAATGGTTATGATATAGCATTGCATGGAATTGCTTCACTTTTTAAAACTCATCATGGTTTTATCAAGCATTGTGGCTTAATTGGTGGTGTGTCAAGTATGTTGCTAGTTGCCAATATAGGCCTTTGTGGTTATGTTCAAGAGGTTTTGGTTAGATTAAATTCAACACTTGATATGTTGCTTCAATCAGATGTTGTCAAGTATGAGTTTTTTGGGCTGATGTGTGACCTTGAAGGAATGGAAATAGTCTACAGCCAAGAGGTCGATTGCTCCTTGCACTTCACTTTTGAACAATGGGATCCTGATGGCCATTTGGATTTGAAGTTCAAACAGTGGGATCCAGGGAAGTTTAGCGTAGAAGCAGGATTCTACAACCTTGAGGACAAGGTTGATCTTGAAGGGGTCGGTAATGATAGGATATTTAGAATAATGAGTACTAATGTGGTGACTCCCCTAGTTCTAGAAGGTAGTATGACTCATCTTAATCTAGAAAGGATCTTTTAGGCATATTCTATTAGTTAGTTACTAAGCAATGCTATTGCGTAGCCGTTGTAGTTAGCTTACTATGTGTATGCACAAGTCTATATAAACATTGTATGCCTTATTATGAgggaaatgaaaaatataatgaatttcttttcttttatctctagttttctcttttaatttttggagTGTGATCCCTACTCGAATTGGGTCGTAtcacaaaaacaataatttttttttacagggactaaaaccaaaatgaggcatatttgcagggaccaaaaccgtATTTTAGCCTTGAATATACTATCATCCCTTGTGCTGTTGTGTTCAAACTGCTAATGACAAGTAAATAGACATTTCTTTGGTTAGCTGACATTGTTAAGGTTTTGGAAGATATGTCAAAGGACAACCTTGAGATTCCTGTTGTGATTGTCCGAGTTGATATCTGATTCTTGTTTTTCATAATGTGGTATTATTTTTGGTTTACTTTGATTGTATTGATGATTGTATCAACTTAAATTGCGCAAGTCGCTAACAGTTGATGAAGAACCTTAAGATCTTGCATTTTCTTGCAGGATATTTGCCGGATACAACAAATGTATTAGGATGTTTGATTTACATCGCCCTGGTAGAGATTTTAAATTGCATTCAAcagtaaaagataaaaaagaagGCCAAACAGGTAGTTTTCTGATAGGTCTACTAAATTGTTATTATAATGGCTGTAAAAAAATGGCAGAAAATTCTGTAACACAAACAGACTCAAATAATTCAGTCTATATTAATGCAGGTATTATATCTGCATTGGCTTTTTCTCCATCTCATACTGGGATGCTAGCTTTGGGTTCTTATAGCCAAACTACTGCTATTTATACGGAAGATAACATGGAGCTTTTGTATGTTTTGCATGGTCAAGAAGGCGGAGTTACACATGTAAGTCTGGTTACTTGTAATTTGTACAAGATTGATTCTCATTATAAAACCTAGCACAGACTAAAATTTTCCCTTCTTCAGGTCCAGTTTTCCAGAGATGGTAATTATTTATATACCGGAGGTCGGAAGGTAAAACTTTCACATTTCCTTTTCTTGATCTCGAATACAGACAGCTCTATACATCACACTCTTATTATTGTTTACTTCAAGTTCAACCATAATATTAATATCGTTGATGCCCCCCTTCTTTTTTTCATGGTTGTCTTTTAACAGAGTTTTGCatcatatatgattttaaacAATCTCTAACATTCAAATTTCTTATAGGACCCTTATATACTGTGCTGGGATGTGCGCAAAGCTGTTGATTGTGTCTACAAGTACCATTCTCTCGCCTCATTTGACTCTGGTTTTTTGTCTGAATTTTTTATGTCAATCTAAGGAAAGTATGAAGTCTTCTTTAATGTACAAAACTGActcaaaattatatttcaagATAAAGACAAAAGTACGACCTACTCTACAGTAATGCCCTGAAAATAAAGGATTGGATTCCCTTACGGTAGCCACTACTTAGTAGAGTATATGGATGTAAAGCTAAATTCCCATATTAATTACTGACTGCTGATGTGCGTGTCAAAGTCATTCTAAAGACCCATGTTTTTgcatgtttaagttgatgtttgCTATGATATGGTTTTGTACAATAATTCTATTGTTATGAAACCTTACTGGCTCCAACTATGTTAATTCACTTGAGTTATATATTTCTGCAAGGTATATACTCTTTATTCCATAAGTTAGCTGAGATGATTGCATGTGTGCGTTGTTATTAGGTTGTACAGATCTGCGGAAAACACCAATCAGCGGATACTGTTTGATATTGACCCTTCTGGGCAGCATCTTGGTACAGGCGGCCAGGTATCTCtttccttaatttttattgtctAGCAATGCCAATGATGCTCAATCAATATTCATTTTATGTTTCTAAACCGCTGTGTTTGCAATTTTGGTTTCAGGATGGTTCAGTGCATATATACGATCTTCAAACTGGGCAGTGGGTGTCAAGTTTCGAGGCTGCACAAGGTACTGAAGTTCTGCACTCTTTGCAATGCCTGTGGTTATATTTCATCTCAATCTTGGCTttaatatgaaatattttgaaTGTCACCCTTATCTGATCTATATTAGTTTCTTAAAGTATTCTGTTTCATTTAGAACATCTCCAATATATTTATTCTGTGTATATTTCCTTCATAATTTTTACTCCATTTTCCATTCTTCCACTACTGCTCAAGTCAAACTATCTAAATTTTGACAGTGCTGCACTCATATCTGTAAATCCATCTCAATTGCCTATCCATTGGGTTTCTTTCAACTTAGCTTGTTCCACCATTTTGATAATCTCCTCAGTTTGACAGTCTTCAGTATGCCTCTACTCTAGTTCACATTCCGAATTCCGATTTTCTTCCTTAATATGCTTGTGTTACAAGCCTCATGTTTTGACATTGTAGTGATACATGCATCAAACAGTGGCCAACCTTATGGCAGTAAAATGAATTTTCTGTTAAATGAGATGGTCACGGACACGGTACTTTACCTGCACGATCTGATGTTCCGTGCTTAGCCCATTTATGCTAATTCTATGGACCGTTTCCTGTTAATTGCGGATGTGCATCCTACATTctttttcctcttcctcttcctctataTTTTAAGATCATCTGCTAAATGTAAGTCCCACCTAATGTAAAGAGGCAAGATTTTGGCACGGTTATCTATATTTACCATGTACTCTTTTACATATTGGACAGACATTGACAGAGGGAAGTGTGAGACCTTTTTCTCATGAAGTTTCTCTCGTATTGAAACTAATTTTTCCCATATGCTATAATGAGTTATCGACTGTAGATTTTGTGTACATATTTTCCAATTTCGTAAATATAATTGGCTTTCTTTTGTTCTGTTTGTTGTGCAGATACGGTTAACAGCTTCTCTTTCCATCCATTTCTGCCCCATGCTGTGTCATCCTCAGGCCATCGTAGATTTGTAATACCAGATGAGAACGATGAAGATTTGTGTTTGAGTGGTATATTTGATCTTGAagcatatatatttcttttttgggGGGTTTTCTGCAGTTTTAGTGTTTATGTTCAACATTAGCATGATATCACCCTTGTTTAACAGCCGTAGCCTAATTTCTTATTATCTTTAAACAACATGTAGATTTCAGGAAGTTCTGAAAAGCATTATATATTCTGTGGTATTTGTGGGACATGTTTACtggaatttattgataaaattgGTTGTTTGATGTAGGTCGTGAAAATTGTGTCTCAGTTTGGAGTTTCTGTTATGATTCAAAGATGGAGGACTTCAAGGGCGATGACAGTTTCAATAATCAGTCTGGAAGTGGATCCTTTGACTAAAATTCCGGCAAAACAATGATTTTTAAATGTTGGCAATGATCAAAACGGGTCATTTCCTAATTGTTCATTATTTGACAATTAGCTGAtctaaattttgaatatataatttatacttGTAAATTGCCAACTTCGTAGAGAGAGGACTGTGAAGTTCAGCTTGTCATTTTGTTGGGTGATATTTGCCGCTGCTCTTTATTCAGAAGCCTAAGTTTCAAGGATTTGGATTGCATGCAATCAACATTATGTGCATTCATGTAGTCAGTTGGTGGTTGTTGGATCAAGATTTACATGCCTAAGTTTCAAGGATTTGGATTGCATGCAATCAACATTCATGTAGTCAGTTGGCGGTTGTTGATCAAGATCAGAAAACattctaattttgatttttttaatatgaaatacCAAGCTTAAACTTGTATAGTCCGATTTTGATCAAACAGCCATATGACATGATTGTATAAATGATCCAAATCTAAGTTTTGATCCTCACTTGAGGAGCAAAATTCTCTATATTATTAATACAGCAAAGACCACTGATGGACATAGCTATAGGGAAAAACATGGCAGCGAATTTGAAACTTTATCCTGAGAAAGTTTTTGACATACAGTTTGATCAATTATTCCCTTATCGCCAAATGAGTTTTTGGACCATGAGGTTGCCGGTGATAAAGGTTTATTTTTCgattattttgttaaatcaaTAAGGATCAAGTGTTAAATGcataaagaaaagaagaatCCAAGTGCTgtgtgttttggttttggttttttagGTGTTGGCTTGCTGTGTGTTTTTTCAGTAGCTTTCCAGTAAAGGTTTTTTTGCTTTTAGGTGGTTTGTGTTTTGACTCCCACGCATGTGTGGTGGGTTTTACACTTTTCCATCCTCTCTTTGTAGCTCTTGCAGCCTTTAGCACTTCTTGTGCAAGGTCTCTTAATGAAATTATGCTGTTTCAAACCATAAAAATAATGACGTCGATTGTCATCAATTTAAATGGTTACAATGGTCGTGAATCCATCTGATAACAAAAGACACTTCTCCACCTTAGCAATTGGGGAATGATTATTTGTTCATAAATGAATATGTTAGTGCCTTTAGATTGTGAACAATTTTCTTCTTACAACAAAGGGGTACTTTCTCAAGTCTCAGAtatatgaagatttttttttttttttttaagagaaatgatatttgttcaactattttatgataattttttgataactttCCTCCTACatacttatattatattattattctctcttttcttttttctttctctctattgtttttgaccaataaaaagagagagaagcgatagaaagagagagaaacgaaGTTGTTTCAAATGGtttttcaaataacactactcaaAGCTTTGATGATCGAAAATAAAagtactttttaatttttactttattttatgatatcatttcaaaaaaaaaattggtgtaaAACATGTGTCCTTTGCACGCGAAACTGTGAAAACTAATCTCTAAGACTGGATTTGAatcaaaaacattaattaaggTAGAAGAGACTCGTTTTATCTTTTAGGtatcatttcaaaaatattcttcaacaaatattagaatttaaaaaagttatatcatattagtttttttttttttagggaagcaAATCTTTCTTATTAACGGGTGTCAGTCAACTATTAATGTTTATCGTAGATATTAACCTTTAAAAGATATAATTATGCACTCACactttacaagttttttttgtcatattttatattactaataattatcgatcttttgttatattttatatgagaagtcctcgtgaacttagctcagttggtatgaacaatgcataaaatacaTAAAGTCCAGATTCAAATCCCacccaccataaaaaaaaaattctatatgaGAAATGCTGATCTTATTGGTGAAGCTCAAATGTAAACACCGTCTTATACTTTCTTTAATATTTCCTGTTACACACGTTAAGCGTCTATCCAACACGTCAACCGAGTTTTCTATTCGCGTTAAGTAACTATCCTCCCTCCACCAAATGAAACCTatatatacacatttttccTTCTTTACTTTACAGTTTACAATCACATAACTTccaatttcatcatatatactCTTTGATCGTTCACCTCTTCGATAATAGTAACTTCATCATCAGTTCAATATCATGAGTCAATTAAACAACAATCAGCAAAAAGCCCCATCAGTATCATATCCACCACCTGGTGAGGCCTATTCTACACCTCAATATGTAACTGCCCCACCACCTATGGGTTATCCTTCCAAGGATGGCTCTGCAGGGTACCCCCAACAAAGGATTCCAGACCAAACCACTAGCAGGGGTGATGGTTTCTGGAAAGGATGTTGTGCTGCTCTATGTTGCTGTTGTGCCCTTGATATCTGCTTTTAAGTTCTGATTGAGGTGTTATAGCATAGATTGTGATTATTGTCATCACAATTTTTTAACtctgttgttttcttttgtattCTTTGTAGTTGTAGAAGAATAAGGATATTTATCTTTTTGGACATTTTGtattcatttattcatttgGTAGaagttatttctttctttgtatCTACAAAATACTTAAACACTCAAGACAGTGAGAGCTCCAAAAGTTTAAAGGTTTTTTCATAGAATGTATTGTGTACATTTTCATAGTAGAGAGACTCCTTATATATGTAGTTGGTATTGCCACCTGGATATaagatatcaagtctatacataataatataatggataaattattttgtatgtAGCTTGATGACCACATCTCACACGTCAAGAATATGAGTTATCAAGTttatacatatacataaataTTATGAGTAAAATTTATACTAGAGTCACACACCATAAGAATGGTACATAACATGTTCTAAAGATATTATAAGTTATTCTTGTAATGAAAATGTTGTACTTAAACCTTAAACCACTATGATTAATAAACGTGGGCTCACATGTTTTATGGTCATTTAAATGTTGTCTGTAACATGGTAACTATAACGTTAGTTAATAGATACTTGATAAATCATGTTGAAATATTGACCTAAAAGTAATTTGCTCCTTCTCCATAACAGGAGAAATATCATTTAAGCTTCTTGATATATTTTGGATTcaaataaaagcaaatatatgagtttgaaattgtttcagaaaaatctattaaataaaatcaaataaatggttttgaagttgtttcaagatatatattttatttaaaaaaatgtaagaggTGCAAATAAACGAGTCTATAAATAGAACGCATATGATGTTGAATAtcatatcatttctcaaaagcCCTAACAAAAAAGAAACCATAGTTTATCTGAAGCTTTGATTGACTTCGCTAACATTGAtcacctaaaaaaatatattcgtGTGGACGAGTAGAGACATTCTTATAACTGATTTATGACTGATTATAGTACATTACATTTTATGGTCTCTTCAATTATAGTCATTCATTATCTCTtaccatttatttttctctctgaaaataaacatttaagaCAAAAACAATAGTTAATGTTCTTCAAACTTTGAACATGACAAGTAAATCAAAAtgatttttcctttcttttgtaaacacaaaaattaaaaaatactacACAAAGAGAGCACTATTTATTGTGCAAATAGACCAAcattaaattagtttaaatgataaaaaaaaattggtaagcAAGTGGTCATGGTTCAATTCATCAATTTTATTACGGAAAATTCACTTGAAAAGGAAGAAACTACACTCTATGTCCTTCGGATTCTAAGAAAAGATTAGGCGTAATTGCAGTTTTGGTTCTCCTATTTTCACCATTTTGTAGAAAGgtcccctattttaaaattcgacaGTTTTGGTCCCTCCATCATATTTTTGAACTATAAAAATGTGATGCGATAAATTTTAAATGTCGTGGAATATGATCTGAAGATGGAAAAAGATCAACATCAATAAAATTGCAACAAAATtcctttaaaatttttatttaaaacatatcatatcacaatattttagataaattttttgatagaggaaccaaaattgtccaattttaaaatagggggaccAATTTCGTAAAATAATGAAAAGAGGGGAACCAGaactgcaattaagccaaaagaTTAATATTGTTAAACGTTTGTGCAAACTTAGTTATTATTAgtccttgtgagcttagctcagttggttgagacaatgcataaaatatgcaaagtcCGGAATTCAAACGCCagccacaacaaaaaaaaaaaaacttagttatTAATTAGTACATGGTACCCCAACAAATTCATTGTGCAAATATACACAAGAATAATGAGTTAAAATGATGAATGCGTAATAATCGTTAGGCACAATTTAGTAATAATGTGTAGGCAATTAAGAGCAACAAAAATTGAGACGTACTCCATATTACATTGTGTGATTGTCTGGCTATATCATCCCCAAATTTAGTGGTCATTAGAGTACTAGAATGGCATGTCTTTCTTTATTAAGAAACTATACTTATTCTATGTAATTacatttattttgttgtgtGTGTATGGCAAGTGAATCCGGCATACAAAATTTGACCAAACCCTGTTCCTGTTGGTCCTTTGTATATTGTGATTATTGTCAACATTAATTCCACATTTAATTTGCTTGGTAGTAAGGAGCCAGCCTTGTTTCTTTGTAGGATTCAATGGCTTCTATTTTTCATCAACCAGCCACCTAGTAGAAAACAAAATGtctaaaagacaaaaatatcctCACATTAGTGTAAAACCCAACAGAAAACACGACAGCCGTCAGCCGCCTACTTGGAAATCTCCGTCAAACCACGAAGACTTGTAGGCCCCACTCCCATGTTTCTTGGCCCACTTTCCACCGTCAATGAAGTCATCCCACACGTTTTTGCCCCAACATagatttatcataaaaaaaaaataaaaaacatatgtatccaatatattgaaaatttaaatatttacatttttttaataaatactaatggttttttattttaaaactttaaacgagtgcccaaaaaaaattaaagtaaccATTAACCAACATAGAGATCCTCTTTGTTGTGATCTAATGCAGCGACAGTCCACGATACGCACACGTCTACATACACAGAACGTGTTCCAGAAGTAACCGACATTGCCGACCAAGCTCCACGTCATCATCAACTTGCACATTCATCTTCTCCTATACTGCCACGTGTTCCATTGTAACGGCTAGTTTTTTGATTCTCTCTCCACTCCCAATTTTAACCGCCATTTTGGagtatgatttttgtttggaaGGTTCCCGTAATTTCCTCATTCTTCACGCGGTTTTGTTTGCTGTCTCCACTTTCTACAActtttttcattcaattaaaattttaattctcAATACTAACCATAGCTGAACATGTATTTTCTAATACTCATTTAATAACGTATTCAATTTTCATAAAGTCcgaaaaattcataatcaattttttccTGAGTCATATAATAggaatttaatgttttttacgATACATTTTCATGATAATTCTATTCATGCGTTGAAGCACCAAATACTCTCTCAATCGTGATTCAAACCTTAATTTAATACGTTGCTTTTAATctattaaaaaagtattttttaattcttgtaaaaaatttcatcaacattatGTTATCCTTAAAAAGGGCAACGAAAAATGTTACAAGAattaaaacatataatttttttagagattagatgaaattctgaatatttataaggtCCATTTACTTGATTAACTCAAttcaatattataattttaccttgtaaataaataaaaatatattaataatcaattaagtaaaaaaagctaaatacatattttggtcctttaagatTGGTAAAAATACcgggttaatttttttaagtttcaaatatgtttttaagtTTTGTTAGTCTCAAATAAGCTCTTTtgagtttttaagtttcaaacaGGTCCTTAAACGAGTAATAgagaattaaattaacaatttaaaaaaacctaaatttttTGAAGCGCTAACtagtaatttttttcaaacttttaagACCGTAAAAAGTATTTAGCCTAAAAACAattatgaatatatattatatattattattttaatccttgtaggttttttttaaaaagttttattgattttgaagtgGAGGGATTTTAATCCTTaaacttttcaatttaaaatttcattgatTTTAATGTGGAGGGATTTTAGTCCTTaaacttttcaatttaaaatttcattgatTTTAAAGTGGAGGGACTTT harbors:
- the LOC11425373 gene encoding telomerase Cajal body protein 1 isoform X1, producing the protein MGEEAEEVIELQPDASIPNEIEEYSWPVLRFDVSPHRTYHFHQQFTSPTNPNNFLKAVKWSPDGSSFLTSSDDNTLRLFTLPGADSDIPLDTSDYQDSYAASLVMSEGESIHDFCWYPYMSASDPVTNVFATTTRDHPIHLWDATSGQLRCTYRAYDAMDEITAAFSVAFNPSGTKIFAGYNKCIRMFDLHRPGRDFKLHSTVKDKKEGQTVYINAGIISALAFSPSHTGMLALGSYSQTTAIYTEDNMELLYVLHGQEGGVTHVQFSRDGNYLYTGGRKDPYILCWDVRKAVDCVYKLYRSAENTNQRILFDIDPSGQHLGTGGQDGSVHIYDLQTGQWVSSFEAAQDTVNSFSFHPFLPHAVSSSGHRRFVIPDENDEDLCLSGRENCVSVWSFCYDSKMEDFKGDDSFNNQSGSGSFD
- the LOC11425373 gene encoding telomerase Cajal body protein 1 isoform X2, yielding MGEEAEEVIELQPDASIPNEIEEYSWPVLRFDVSPHRTYHFHQQFTSPTNPNNFLKAVKWSPDGSSFLTSSDDNTLRLFTLPGADSDIPLDTSDYQDSYAASLVMSEGESIHDFCWYPYMSASDPVTNVFATTTRDHPIHLWDATSGQLRCTYRAYDAMDEITAAFSVAFNPSGTKIFAGYNKCIRMFDLHRPGRDFKLHSTVKDKKEGQTGIISALAFSPSHTGMLALGSYSQTTAIYTEDNMELLYVLHGQEGGVTHVQFSRDGNYLYTGGRKDPYILCWDVRKAVDCVYKLYRSAENTNQRILFDIDPSGQHLGTGGQDGSVHIYDLQTGQWVSSFEAAQDTVNSFSFHPFLPHAVSSSGHRRFVIPDENDEDLCLSGRENCVSVWSFCYDSKMEDFKGDDSFNNQSGSGSFD